Genomic DNA from Panthera uncia isolate 11264 chromosome E3, Puncia_PCG_1.0, whole genome shotgun sequence:
TACagaattttattacaatttttattttattttgaaaaattttatgctttttagctatttagttttgagagcatgagtgagcgaggggcagaaggagaatcctatgagagggagagggagaaagtgtggAGCCATAAGTggggtgtgagatcatgaccggaaccgaagttggatgcttaactgactgagccacccaggcgcccctgttcttattttaaaacaactatcCTGGGGATGGAATAACAGTCACGGTACTAGGTAGGGGTATATTCAGATCTGCAAGGGTGTAATACtgtgtttcttgttttcctttaagcttttttttttttttttaatgtttttattatttttatttttgaaagtgcaCGAGatagggagacccagaatcaagctggttccaggctctgagctgtcagaacagagcccgacatggggcttgaacccaccgaccatgagatcatgacctgggctaaagtcagacccttaaccgattgagccacccaggtgctcctaagatCTTTTAAATaatctacacccagtgtggggtttgaacttaaaAGTCCTGAGATCGAGATTCACGTgttctgccaactgagccagctaggcgtctctgttcttttttcagtCTTGGGATGCTTGGAGATTAAAGCAAAAGTTGATTGTTTCCGGTGCTATTTATGTTAAGTCATTGGGTAGCTTAGGAACAAAAacatccttttttaatttttaaaaatgttttatttttgggagagcatgatcgagggagggggggagagggagacccagaatctgaagcacagagctgaaattggatgcttaaccgactgagccactccaggAACCAAAACACTCCAGTGGAGATATTTGCTAATGCTAATTTGTACTAACTGTGGGCCAGTTACTGTTCCATTCCTATATCCCTATTTGAGAGATGGGGATGCTGAGGCACAAACCGGCCTAAAGTCTCATAACTTGATATGAAGTGGAGCAGGGGTTTGAGTTTATGTCCTTTGGCTGTAGAACTTGTGTCTTTGACTACTATGTTGTACCGTGCTTAAAGACTTCAGGCAGGGGGTGccttgggtgcctcagttggttaggtggcagattcttgatctcggcctaggtcatgacctcgtggtttacaagttcgagccccaaactGAGCTGTACCTGAgaccatggagtctgcttgggattctgtctccctctctgccattccccaccTCAAAAGTAAgtattaaaagcattaaaaaacaagacttaaGGCAGGATTCAGTTCTCCCATGCTTCTCCCTGGCaccccaaggggaaaaaaagctctgGAGAAATTTTGACTTCAGGAGCAGTTTCTTAGAACCATTTCTTTTGTCTCAGGcttgcagttttttttctttttactatttgaGTAGAGAgcaagtgtgggggaggggagggagagaatcccaagcagactcaagTCCACACacaaccccacacagggctcaaactcaaaccgtgaggttatgacctgagctggaaaccaaaagttggtcacttaactgaaccacctaggcacccctgtgctAGTTTTTGTAACTTGTTTTTAAGGATCTCTGTTGTGCAAGCAAATGCTACCTATGCTCCCATCTGCTGAGACTCCTTAGGTTCATGTGGAGTTTTAGAACAAACCCTCTAGAGATAAGCTACCATTTATTACTTCCTGTATGCAAGGCACTTGTTGGAAAGGTGTCTTTTTTATGGGGGGGTAAGTCTAATGGGAGGATCTTCTGTAAGAACAAACTAACATGGTTTGCTTTACCATACTGACATGGAAGAGCTACTGGAACGCAGACAAAGGCATGCCTGTGGGCATGCTAGGACAGGTAGAAGTTTCAAGGTGTTCTAGTTAAGGGACCAGCGTGTTCTGGGGATTGGGGTGAGCAAATAAGTATTTTTGGGATCATGGGATATGTGAAAGGGAGATAGAGATTGGATGGAGTCTTGAAGGGCCAGGCTGGAAGAGTTTAGGTGTCCTAATGTTAGAAGTGAAGCCATTGTCTCCATGATCAGTTTTAATCATTCCAGCCCTTGAAGGTAGACTAGAGGTAGAGAGCCTGTCGCAGGTGAGATGTTAGGCATAAGCCAGGTGGCAGCAGTGAGGTTGAGAAAGAAGGCGGTTGGATGGATGTAAGTTAGTCTTGgatgttagtctttttttttttttttttttaacgtagtctccatgcccaacatagggcttgaactcattaccttgagatcaagagtcgcatgctccaatgactgagccagccttgCACACCTGGGTGTTAGTCTTGGAAGAGCTAGTAGCATCAAGCAAGACTAAATCTGGACTTTTATGGAACATGCTaggatttcttgtttttttacgCTGATACCACCTTATGTCAAGATCCAGGGATGGTGAAAGGAAGACCACTTCAGTTTGAACATGGTGAGGTCCTTGCAGAACATAAGTGAACACATCTCAGGGTTGAGTATGGAATGGGGACCATTAACATTTATTGTATGGGGTAGCTGGCTTAAGAATGATGAGCCCACAGGAAACAGTGTTAGGGCTGATTGCTGCTTTGGGAAAACTCTGCCCTTCTGGAGTCCCAAGTAGCATTAGGAACAGTCAGTCCCATGTGACTGGGTGGCCCTGACAGAGGCCACATCTTAGCTTGGTAGCTTCTTATAGCCAACTACGTACTTGCTTTCTCTTGTTGCTCTGGTGATCCAGTAGATCAGGATAGGGACATGTTAATACAGACTGTTCAGGATATTGTGCACACACCTCTGAGGGAGTTCTTGTGTCCTCTAGGTGAGGGTATTCAGAGTGAAGTCTGCACAGCTTTTCATTGTGAACTCGTGTATCATTGTGAGTGGTACAGAAGCAGCCACATTGTACCCGCATATCTGGATCCTGTGTCTGATGATCTAACCCCTAAGAATGGGATACTGGGCTGGTGTGCCAGCCTGTTGTTGTGCTTAACCTCCCCCATCTTGTCTCAAAGCCAGAATTTGGGTGCAATGTGTACTTAGGGTGTAGTTCTAGGATCCTGGTTCCCTGACAGCCTTTGAAGAAGGCTCCTTAAGTGCGGTTTcctagagaaaaatatatgttcCTCTGTAGGCAAAAATTCAATGAAGAGAAGAAATGGCTATTAGAACTCCCTTCCAAAGTCTTGCTTTTGTGGTTGGCATGTTTTCTGGGCAAAGTGTAATCTTTAACCCCTTCCTCCAAGGTGGTGAGGGAACAGGGGGCAATTAAGCCTGCTGAAGGCCGTGCCAGTCCCAGAAGGAACCCTAGAATTATGCTTGATTTCTTGTGctcttctgttgttgttttttttttttttttttaatgtttatttttgagagagagtgcctgagtgtgtgtgtgcaggggaggggcagacagaaggagacagaatcctaagcaggcttcatgcagtcagtgcagagtaacatggggctcaaaactcatgaactgtaagatcgttacctgagccaaaatcaagagttagatgcttaactgagtcacccaggtgccccattctatCCTGTTTAGAGGatactctgtctctgcccttgtAAAGTGCTctaattttacagtatttttttcccaaaggaaaacatgaaagaagCTATTGTAGGCTAGTCTGCTGATAAATGTCTCTGACAAGGCCAACCCGTTTCAGTTCCAGACCCTTTGTACACACCTCTCTTAACTTTTAGACCTTGGCCGCAGGGCTAACTATGACCTCAAGGACAGACTCTGAAGAGCACTGGAGGAGCTACCAAATGGTAAATGAGGGGGTATTTCATGGTGACTGAGGCAGGAAGGATGAAGTGTTTGGGGAGCCAGCTGCCCTAGGAACAGGCCTTCACTTGGCCTCTGTGGCATTTATAAAGTAGCTTAGCTCTGCATGTACCTTTAGGCTGGGAGTAGGAAAAACACACAAGTACGAGCTGGATTTTCCTCTATTATGCATAAGAAAAATCATGGGGTAAGTTGGCTGGAACTGCCAGGGGTTGTACATGGGGCCACTGCTGGCGAAGATACCTCAGCTTTGCTCCAGGTCAAGCACCAGGTAGGGCTGGGTGTCcctcagagcctgaaggagcAGATCTTTGCAGGTCACGTTCCAGGCTGGAGTGAAGCTGAAGAGTTTCCTCATCTTCAGTGCATTGGTGGGCTCTGCTCGCACTGCCTGGTACAGCTCCTCTGTCAGGACCTTTCCGTACAGGGCATCCAGCACCCCGTCCACATCTGTGACCCGTGTGATAAGGGCCATCCGGTGCTGGTCCACAAAGTGCATTGCTGGGGGCAGGATGGAGGAAAAAAGATGAGCCAGTTCCCAGGGCAGATACTGGGGCCTGTTTTGTtgatctctccctcccctgaaCCCCCTCCCACCAGAGGTGGCCAAAGGGGCATGTAGGTGAGTGGGAAGGGTAGGGCCCAGCCTTCTTCAGTGTTCCTGGCTGTGGGATACAGCTGCAggcctgcaggggtggggtgtgtggtGGGGTGTGGCTGGAAAGGTTGGGTGTGGAGGCCTCACCTGGCTTGGCTGCCTTCAGGTGAGAATCCTGGATCCCAGCAGGTGCGGCTGCCTGGTCTGTAAGGAAATTAGTCAAGTGGTCCCCTTTGCCTCCTACCTTATCTCCAGTCTCTGGCAGGGGCCCCTTGGTCAAGAAGCCAAGATCAGGGCCAAGCACAGGTCGTCAGGAGGAGGAGTTTTTGCAATTTTAGTCCGTAGGAGGAACAGAAAGCGAAAGAACCCAAAGGGGCAAACGTTCGAGTGGGGGTGGTGTAGTGTGGGCATGTAGGAGGCCCAGCGATTGGGGCCCCTCCAGAGCGTGGAGGGAGAGTGCTCACCTTTGCGCGTGATCTGCTGCAGCCTCTCTGATAGCTCTTTCATGCCAATGTCGCGCAGCACAAGCGCCGTGAGCTCTGCGCCGTACTCTTCCAGATAGGAAGAGACCAGCTTGTCTGTGAGGTCCATGGCGTCCATGGACAGCAGGGGTCCCCGCGGGATGCGCCCATAGCCTTCGCGCAGGGGCACTGAAAGCAGCTTCAGCTTGAACTTCTTGAACTCCTCTGCAGTCAGGTTCTCCAGTGCGTCCAGGATGGCGTCGCGAGTGCACCCCATGGCTCCCGGGTCCCCTGCTGCAGTCGCTCTCCTGGATTGTCTGCGGACCAGGAAGTCTGCTCCGGGGCGGGACCTGGAACTCCCCGCCTTCTCCCAATAACCGCCTTTGCCCCAGCCCGATACCCTGGGGCACAGAGTGCCGGACTACCCCATTGGTTCCTACACATCAAGGCCTGCAGACTGTAGCCTGGCCATTGGGGGGCGTCAGGATCGCATCCTCCAGCTGATTCGCGAGGTGAGACGCCGGAGACTGGCAAAGAGAGGGGCTCATGGGGTAGCGCCTGCATCTCCAGGTTTGCAGTAGCTAGCACCGACCAGGAACCTGGGTTTTTGAAGCACCAAGTCTTAGAATCTTGGAATTCTAGAACGCTAAAATCTCCACGTTTCCCTGAATCTTATCCTCTCTTACGTGTCATAGAATCTTTAGAATCATAGAACCCTAACATCCAGAACCATGTAGCTTACCAAATCCCACATGCTGGGGAGAAATGAGATGTAAAAAAAGGGGTAGAGAATAGCTGTGTGTGCTTTTTCtgtatgtgcctcagtttccttatctgtaaaatgggataacacGCATCCACTTAGTAAGTATTCCAGCGTAACATGGGCTACCTGATGGCCTCTCAAACCTTGCCAAATGCTGGGGCAGCCAGGATTTGGTCTCAGGAGCTGAATTTCTAGGGAAGTGATGATGAGACACTTGTGATGAATAGTTGAGAAAATTCATGAGGGAAAGTCATAGGTGGAGAGCCACTCTGGGCCCAGGGGGCTTGATCTAGAAGAGCAAATGAAAGGTGGCATGGATAGGCATTGGAGCCCAAGCTATGCCCCAAATCTTTAAGTTGCCTTTACTGTGTCTGGGAAGGCCCTTCTGGTCTGGTGCCCGCAGACCTCACTAGCCTTGTCTTGTGTCACACCCtgctctccctccatctctgagTTTCAACCGTATTGGCCCCTCAGTTCTTCAAATGTGCCAGACTCCTTTGCTTCTACAAGCCTTTCATGTGTTGTTCCCTGTCTCTGGAAGTCTTTCTTCACTCTTTGCCTTATAAATTCTTGAGACTTTAGGACTCCagttaaatgtcacttcctctggaAGGCCAGGTTTGGAATCCCTCCCAGACTAGTTCATAACACCTGCTCTCATAGCAATTGTGACTAAATTGTAATTATGTGGATTTGTTTAGCATCAGTCTTCTTTGCCAGTCTGTAAATCATGCTTGTGCAGACACTTATATCCACAGCGTCTAAGACAGCGCTTGGCCTATGATGGTTGTTCGATAAATCTTTGTGGAATCAGTAATGAATGAAGGGCCTTGTGGCTAAAAGGAGGATACTGGTAACTGGAGGGTGTGCTTTGCATCTAAATGTTCAAAGGGAGGCAGCTGCTAGGAGCTAAAAGACCATGGACTTGAAGCTGTACAGTTCctagtttgaatcctggctctcctTAGGTGGATGTTGGAatccttcatttttccatttcaattGGGTTGTAACAATCACCTTTCCTTTTACTGATGTGACCCTGACatgtacatttattcatttattggacATCCATCTCCCCATCAGAATGTGAGCTCAGTGAGGTCAGggaccttgtctgtcttgttcattgcCGAATCCCCAGCATCAAGAGTACCTAGTAGACGCTCAGTGATGACTCGCTGAATGAAGGGATAAATGAGGCCATTGTTACCTGCAACACGTTGTGTTCAAGACCTTCCAACACAGTAGCAGGGTCCATTCTCCATCCTTGTGCATGTTGCACTCACATGGTCTGGGTGTATTATGTGCCATTATTATGTGCCATGGCTGGCACTTGTGGCCCAATAGCCAGTGTTCCTTGGCTGAtggctgtttattttatttattgtattgtattttttaaatatttatttttgagagagagagagagagggagatagagtgttaatgggggaggggcagagggagagggagacacagaatctgaagcaggctccaggcttcgagtggtcagcacagaacccgacatgaaGCTAGAACCCataagccacgagatcatgacctgaagtcagatgcttaaatgactgaaccactcagttgcccctattttttattttttaaagtttaattttatttattttgagagagagagagagagagagagagagagagagagagagagagagaggaagtgagcaaagtgagcaggggacgggcagagagagggagagagacaatcccaagcaggttcctcaatgcagcatggggctccatctcacgagtagtgaggtcatgacctgagtcaaaatcaagagtctgactgagccacctgactTATGGCTGTTTATTATTGTTCTTCCTCACTGGTCTTTATCTTTTCAGAATAtccaactcatttttaaaaaatgtttattttgagagtacgagcatgggagagagtgggggaggggcagatagagggagagagagaatcccaaacaggcaccaTGCTCAATGAGGAGCCCtatttggggcttgatctcaggactgtgagatcatgacctgagttgaaatcaagagtcagagttggaggcttgactgactgagttacctaggcgcccctccaacTCATTTTGTACACTGTGGCCCAAAGGCTACATCTTCCCAGCCTACACACTGATCTTACCCCTCTTGCTCAGAACTCTGTGACTCCCTAGTGTCCTCAGAATCAAGTCCAAGCTCCTCAGCTTGGCCTTCAAGGCCCTTGCTAACCTCCTCAGCTGTACCTTCTATCTTTTTGGCCTCTGGACTTCTCTCCACATGCAGCACCTGTTCTCTGCTTGGCCTCTTTTCCCATCTGGTCTGCTTGATGAGTTCCTGCTTGTCCCAACATTCATCAGTAGtcactttttcaaagaaataataaaattttgagaaCCGCTTTAGGTTGTGATCATACGTTATTTCTAATCCTGACAACAATCCCCTTGGGACAGGGGCTAgtagctccattttacaggtgagaagactgaagctcagagaggtcgaaggacttgcccaaagtcatatagCTGAGGGGATCATATAGCTTGTCTGTCTAGCTTCTGAATTTGTCCTCTGTCTACTCTTCCCTGTTTTTTCTGTCGTCTCTGCACAAAACTAATTATTCCTTTACGTATCTGCAGGATGCCTTTATGATGCCTTTATCATACAGTGTGTCTGTTCACTCTGTTTTTCCACCAGAGTGAGAGCTCCTTGAGGACCCTCTGTGGTCCCTGGTACCTACCACAGGGCTTGGCATAGTTCTAGCCATTATACGCTTTTATAGAATGACAAAAGAATTCTGGAATCTAGAATCATAGAAACCTGCTCCTTTCACATTTGTTAGAATCTTTAATGCTTTGGATTTTTGAaccatggaattttaaaaacgaTTGCCTGATTCAACCCCTACATAGAGCAGGGATCCTCTTGACCACATGGCCATTTGACTGTATCTCTTAAACCCCTGTTTGGATGGGATGGCCTTGGCTTTAAGTAAACTTAATGTAacgtattcctttttttttttttttttagtgtttattttatttttgagagagagagtgcgcaggTGAGcccagggatggggaggggcagatagagagggacacagaggatccgaagcaggctctgcgttgacagcagagagagccccatgcagggctcagactcatgaaccttgagatcatgacctgagctgaagtcagaccttaactgactgagccacccaggtgccccctccatgTAACATATTTCAATGGAAACTGTGTGGCTGCAGGAAATTGCTTCTGGGGGAGTATGAGTTGTGACTAGGAGTAGAGGGTGGGCTTCTCACAATTGGCTTTTTTGGAGGTGATCAGATTGAGGATGTGTGTCATGGTGGTGTGACATTTTGTCCTTCCCTTGTTCCTACATGTGACTACCCAGGACCCTTTTGAGCCCAGCTTGTTCTTGGTGTCCAACCCCAGTCATGTTTTTGCTTGCACACACATTCTGACTGGGACACAGAAGATCCAGGCTGTGATTTTCACCCAACGTCTCAGAGCAAGTGTTAGCCTTTTGGTGTGATGTcatagggaaggagaggaggggctggaaaAACAACTAGCCTTTTGGTGTGATGTcatagggaaggagaggaggggctggaaaAACAACTATTCCTCTCCTAGAACTGGAAGTCTCGCTCCTTCCAGTGGTTTCAGGCTGGAGCTCAGTGAGAATAAGGACACTTTTTGGCAGGTGGATGTGAACTCAGAAAGGAACAAAGTTTTTGGAGAATCTATTTTACTCTAAGATGTATTAAGCATCTACTAGATGTACAACCACATGGTAAGTGCTGGTGGGAGGCAGTAATAATTGTAATAACAACTTCCATTCTTTGGAATTTACTATGTtctaggcattgtgctaagcacttaacatacatgatctcatttaaaccttCAAACAGTCCTGTGAGCTGTGTGTATTTATCCTGCTTTATGGAGGAGAAAACTGAATTTTTCAGAGTAGTCACTTTttccaagaaataataaaatttaagaaattaattttttaatttagaaattttaattaagaaattaattaattaaaatttaagaattaagaaataataaaattactctGGAAGCTGACAGTGGTAGTAAACGAGGAAACACAGATTGAACCATCTGACTCATAGGCCCAAATTCCAACCACCTAAAAGTCCTAAAAGTCTCACTCTCCTCAAAAATTGATAAATGGCTTGGAGAGATTATGTATATGGAAATTTATTCCTCCTTTGGACTGTCCACAAATATGGAGGGCAGATGTTATAATAATGATATTAACTTCCTCCTTTTTGCAGAAAGCTCTAGAACTAGTACATTCAAAAGATTGTGGAATAGTGGGAAAAGCAGGAAATGAGTGGTGTCAGACCCACTCAGATTCAATTCCCAGATCCTCtcttagctgtgtgacttagGGAGGTCACAGCCCCTCTCTGAGGTCTGCGATCTGTAACATTAATGCATTCACCTCATCAGCCCGTAGGGAAT
This window encodes:
- the PYCARD gene encoding apoptosis-associated speck-like protein containing a CARD isoform X1 → MGCTRDAILDALENLTAEEFKKFKLKLLSVPLREGYGRIPRGPLLSMDAMDLTDKLVSSYLEEYGAELTALVLRDIGMKELSERLQQITRKDQAAAPAGIQDSHLKAAKPAMHFVDQHRMALITRVTDVDGVLDALYGKVLTEELYQAVRAEPTNALKMRKLFSFTPAWNVTCKDLLLQALRDTQPYLVLDLEQS
- the PYCARD gene encoding apoptosis-associated speck-like protein containing a CARD isoform X2 gives rise to the protein MGCTRDAILDALENLTAEEFKKFKLKLLSVPLREGYGRIPRGPLLSMDAMDLTDKLVSSYLEEYGAELTALVLRDIGMKELSERLQQITRKAMHFVDQHRMALITRVTDVDGVLDALYGKVLTEELYQAVRAEPTNALKMRKLFSFTPAWNVTCKDLLLQALRDTQPYLVLDLEQS